In one Rutidosis leptorrhynchoides isolate AG116_Rl617_1_P2 chromosome 8, CSIRO_AGI_Rlap_v1, whole genome shotgun sequence genomic region, the following are encoded:
- the LOC139862641 gene encoding nudix hydrolase 15, mitochondrial-like, which yields MAHNSLKKSQKLLDFSQRFRQSNYVSSFTNFKSSQSQKFKKPNRAAVLICLFEQGDDIYVILTKRSSNLSSFSGHVSLPGGKTDERDTDYIRTALREAEEEIGLDPALVDVVTVLQPFVTKMAGNVTVVPVIGILWDKQAFNPILNAGEVESIFYAPFEMFLKDENRREEGRQFEGEKYLFHYFQYEIDNHVYVIWAVTASILITAATIVYQRPPDFEPRMPKFWNKNHSRL from the exons ATGGCTCACAATAGCCTTAAAAAATCGCAGAAACTACTAGATTTCTCCCAACGGTTTCGTCAATCCAATTATGTTTCCTCTTTTACAAACTTCAAATCGAGCCAATCTCAAAAATTCAAAAAACCTAACCGAGCTGCAGTTCTGATATGTTTATTTGAACAAGGAGATGATATATATGTTATTCTAACCAAACGATCATCGAACCTCTCATCTTTCTCTG GACACGTGTCTTTACCGGGAGGTAAAACCGATGAAAGAGATACCGATTATATCCGAACTGCATTAAGGGAAGCTGAGGAAGAAATCGGTTTAGACCCTGCACTTGTTGATGTTGTTACTGTTCTTCAACCCTTTGTGACCAAG ATGGCAGGTAATGTTACTGTAGTTCCAGTAATAGGTATACTGTGGGATAAGCAAGCGTTCAATCCGATTCTAAATGCTGGAGAAGTAGAATCGATATTCTATGCTCCTTTTGAAATGTTTCTTAAG GATGAAAACAGACGAGAAGAGGGGAGACAATTTGAAGGAGAGAAATACTTATTTCATTATTTTCAATACGAAATAGATAACCATGTGTATGTGATATGGGCTGTAACTGCTTCCATCTTAATAACGGCTGCAACGATTGTTTACCAACGACCACCTGATTTTGAACCTAGGATGCCTAAATTCTGGAACAAAAATCATAGCAGACTTTAA
- the LOC139864422 gene encoding uncharacterized protein, whose protein sequence is MLQQQILLPYDSGGLNVGSLKYKNLGLLVKWWWKFLNNNTNSLWVRVIKSLYGNNGGLGCITPLPESKLKKLSGRTWFNILNVEHTLSKLGCDISNAFVKVLGNGAATSFWDDKWCDSVTLKAKYPKLFRLEKEKDATVNSRISRLDADMSFNWAWFSPPKWRAETELFHLEDQLKRFAFSGDKEDKWTWKFSPNSSYSVTSLVNLLSELETSNLPNPIPTQVNKLIPQKIGIFIWRAKQNRLPVRSELDLRGIDLHSTRCPVCDDSIETLDHLMFHCNKAKDIWNRISNWWDINDLNVSNLSELAAAKNQNIKTSTGSSIWQAIIWITGFHIWKNRNDTVFGKPVLSSPKIVSNIQANSFEWIHCRCNKLNLNWLQWITNPKIFDANPAPKAGIG, encoded by the coding sequence atgttacagcaaCAAATTTTATTACCGTACGACTCGGGTGGCCTAAATGTCGGATCTTTAAAATATAAAAACCTTGGTCTTTTAGTTAAATGGTGGTGGAAATTTCTCAATAATAACACCAATTCACTTTGGGTTCGGGTCATTAAAAGCTTATACGGGAATAATGGTGGGTTGGGTTGTATTACACCCCTTCCCGAGTCAAAACTTAAAAAGCTTTCCGGTAGAACTTGGTTCAATATCTTAAATGTTGAACACACCCTAAGCAAATTAGGGTGTGATATTTCTAACGCTTTTGTTAAAGTTTTAGGAAATGGTGCTGCAACTTCCTTTTGGGATGATAAATGGTGCGATTCTGTGACGCTTAAAGCAAAGTACCCGAAGCTCTTTCGTTTAGAAAAGGAAAAAGATGCAACTGTCAACTCCAGAATCTCGAGGCTAGATGCTGATATGTCTTTTAATTGGGCCTGGTTCAGCCCACCTAAATGGAGGGCCGAGACCGAACTGTTTCACCTCGAAGACCAACTTAAACGTTTTGCTTTTTCAGGGGATAAAGAGGATAAATGGACTTGGAAATTCAGCCCGAACAGCTCCTATTCTGTTACTTCCCTAGTAAACCTCTTATCTGAGCTTGAAACATCAAATCTCCCTAACCCGATTCCTACTCAGGTAAATAAATTGATTCCACAAAAAATAGGGATTTTCATATGGCGCGCTAAGCAAAATCGTCTCCCTGTTAGATCCGAACTTGACCTTCGTGGCATTGACCTACACTCTACGAGATGCCCTGTATGTGACGATTCTATCGAGACACTCGACCACCTTATGTTTCATTGTAACAAAGCAAAAGACATTTGGAACCGCATTAGTAATTGGTGGGATATTAATGATCTAAACGTGTCGAATCTTTCAGAGTTAGCGGCGGCAAAAAATCAAAATATTAAAACATCAACAGGAAGTTCTATTTGGCAAGCTATTATTTGGATTACCGGATTCCACATTTGGAAAAACCGAAACGACACTGTCTTTGGTAAACCCGTTTTGAGCTCCCCTAAAATTGTTTCGAACATTCAAGCTAATAGTTTCGAGTGGATTCACTGCCGTTGTAATAAGCTCAATCTAAACTGGTTACAATGGATTACCAACCCAAAAATTTTCGATGCAAATCCGGCACCAAAAGCGGGGATTGGCTAA